A region of the Candidatus Deferrimicrobium sp. genome:
CCTTGATGTACCGGTTCGCCACCTTCACCGCGTACGACGTGTTCGACTTGTCGTCGGTGAAGATCAGGTCGATCATCCGGCCGTTCACGCCGCCCTTGGCGTTGATCTCCTCCGCCGCGATCTCCGCCGCCGCCACCGAGTCGATCCCGTACCGTCCGCCGCGGCCCGTCATCGGGTACATTCCGCCGATGACGATCTTTTCCGCCGCTAGCGCCACGTCGGCCAGCCCCATGACGAGGACCAGGCCGATCGCCAGCAACCCATGCCACTTCATCCTTTGCCTTCGCATCTTCCTCCACCTCCCCGGATTTGTTGATCTATTTCTTGTCCTTCCCCAGGCCGATCACCTTCTTCGCCTGGCGCGTCTTCTCCGGCAGGTCCGCCTGCCGTAGCATCACGATCCGTTGCGCCTGGGGGGAGCCGGCCCCGTGCAGCGCCTCCACCAGCGTCGACACCGAAGTCATCCCCTCGATGTAGCGGCAAAGCTTCCGCTTGTCCTCCGTGGAGAATCCTTCCTTCCCCGCGAAATATTTCTCGAGCAGGCCGCCCATCTCCTCCCCCTTGAAGTCGGCGTCGGACGGCAGGGTGGACAAGATGCCCCCCGCGATGTCGTGCGTGAGGCGCCCCACCTGGTACACGAACCGGGTCACGTTCTGCTTCACCGTGTTCGCCAGGAGCGGGTCCACCAGCCAGTTCCCCGCCGGGAGCCGTTTCCCCAGGGCGGAGGAACCGATCGCACCCGCGAAGTTCGTCTCCACGAGGTGGACGATCTCGGTGAGCTTGTCCCGCACGATGCCGTTCTTGATCGTCCCGTGGATCTCGGCCAGCAGGGCGGTCGCGCCGAGGAGAACGTCGGCGTTCCCCCCCTTGCAGCCGCCGTAGTTCGCCCGGTGCCACGCCGAGAACCGGTCCACGAGCGATCCCGCGAACTCCCCCTCCCCGGACATGAAGACCCGCTCGTTCGGGACGAAGACGTCTTCGAAGATCAGCGTGCTCTCCCCGCCGACCACCCCCCACGCGGTGCCGCAGTCGATCGTGCCGGCCTCCTCCTTCCGCTCGTCGTTGCTCTGCCGGCCGAAGACCAGCGAAAGCCCCGGCGCGTCGATCGGGACGGCGCAGGCGACCGCGTAGTCGGCTCCCTCCGGCGGAAGCCCGAGCGTGGGCATCACGAAGATCTCGTGGGAGTTCGCCGCCCCCGTGATGTGCGTCTTGGCGCCCCGGATCACGACACCGTCGGGCCGCCGCTGGACGATGCGGACGTACAGGTCGGGGTCGGCCTGCTGCCACGGGGCGAGGGACCGGTCCCCCTTCGGATCGGTCATCGCCCCGGCCGACATGAGGTCCTCCCGCTGCAGCCGGGCCAGGAATTTCCGGAACCGCTGGTGGTACTCCGTCCCCTTCGCCTGGTCGACGTCGTACGTCACCGACCAGAGCGCGTTGATCGCGTCGAGCCCCACGCACCGCTGGAAGCAGGTCCCCGTCTCCCGCCCGACGAGCCGCAGCATTGCGACCTTCCGGATCAGGTCGTCGACGCTCCAGAACAGGTGCGTGAACCGGGAGATCTTCTCCCCGTCCAGGTTCGACGTCGCCGTCATGACATCGTCGTGTTGCCCTCCCGCCGCCAGGTCGTACGTCGCCGCCGCGGTCCGGACGTGGGGCGCAATCGCGGGATGGTCGTACGGGTTGTCCAGCCGCTTCCCGCGGTAGAAAATCCTCGGCTTGAGCTTTTTCAGGCTTTCCACGTACTGCGTTCCGTTCATCATCGGGTGTTCTCCTTCGAGCGGGTCTCCCACTCCTTCCGTAATTCCTTCTTCAATATTTTCCCCCCCGGGTTCCGCGGGATCCGATCCGCGATCCCCACCTGCACCGGGACCTTGTAGTCCGCAAGACGGGCGCGGCAGAACGCCTGGACCTCCTCCGGGTCGATCGTCGCGCCGGGCAGGGGGACCAGCCGGGCCGCCGGCACCTCTCCGAACACGGGGTGGGGGATGCCGAACACCGCCGCCTCCGCAACCCCCGGGCACATGTAAAGGACGTTCTCCACCTCGAGGCTGTA
Encoded here:
- a CDS encoding 4-hydroxyphenylacetate 3-hydroxylase family protein, with translation MMNGTQYVESLKKLKPRIFYRGKRLDNPYDHPAIAPHVRTAAATYDLAAGGQHDDVMTATSNLDGEKISRFTHLFWSVDDLIRKVAMLRLVGRETGTCFQRCVGLDAINALWSVTYDVDQAKGTEYHQRFRKFLARLQREDLMSAGAMTDPKGDRSLAPWQQADPDLYVRIVQRRPDGVVIRGAKTHITGAANSHEIFVMPTLGLPPEGADYAVACAVPIDAPGLSLVFGRQSNDERKEEAGTIDCGTAWGVVGGESTLIFEDVFVPNERVFMSGEGEFAGSLVDRFSAWHRANYGGCKGGNADVLLGATALLAEIHGTIKNGIVRDKLTEIVHLVETNFAGAIGSSALGKRLPAGNWLVDPLLANTVKQNVTRFVYQVGRLTHDIAGGILSTLPSDADFKGEEMGGLLEKYFAGKEGFSTEDKRKLCRYIEGMTSVSTLVEALHGAGSPQAQRIVMLRQADLPEKTRQAKKVIGLGKDKK